From Cucurbita pepo subsp. pepo cultivar mu-cu-16 unplaced genomic scaffold, ASM280686v2 Cp4.1_scaffold000102, whole genome shotgun sequence, a single genomic window includes:
- the LOC111783826 gene encoding uncharacterized protein LOC111783826 isoform X1 produces MSQADQGISADNLADAPLKRKRGRPRKYPKLSYDENILISKNRGKKHLEAMPISPGSGVNGNQSQPAIQIQNISDGMLGQVVSGVIEAVFEAGYLLCVRVGNSGITLRGVVFKPGHYVPVSAENDVAPDIQMIRRNMVPFATGNQSPGNNPLSNNGEVPSHESSGATLGFKYSPPHSNWDAPKEKSVSSILAQITPSGSSRGNVVPVVQLPAKLTNGPLGPSETFTLQTADIESSKGKEVLIGSFTSNESAPNDVTVGIESFSFQPQTSQQVVLQDVSVENTSHNESLVMEVHDSEGKSMALPSTPFESLVTEVIKRIQAPTLSAEMQTENNKPTVTISAKEFEVSSEVEANLLADGALMIEPLKAVQPLHESSEHIPKALDDESRTGKMTELLQVLQENMMQTPDPWGDVHDPGLMLKSEEPGESRREIGDEEEAGSQKQM; encoded by the exons ATGAGTCAGGCTGACCAAGGAATCAGCGCTGATAATTTAGCTGATGCTCCGTTGAAGCGAAAACGCGGTCGTCCCAGAAAATATCCGAAGCTAAGTTATGATGAGAATATTCTTATTTCAAAGAATAGAGGTAAGAAACATTTGGAGGCTATGCCTATTTCTCCTGGTTCTGGAGTAAATGGAAACCAATCACAACCAgcaattcaaattcaaaatatatctGATGGAATGCTGGGACAAGTCGTGTCTGGTGTCATTGAGGCAGTATTTGAAGCTGGATATCTTCTGTGTGTTAGGGTTGGCAACTCTGGAATCACTTTGAGGGGTGTGGTCTTTAAACCCGGGCATTATGTCCCAGTTTCGGCAGAGAACGATGTGGCCCCGGATATTCAAATGATCAGACGAAATATGGTTCCTTTTGCTACAGGAAATCAGAGTCCTGGAAATAACCCTCTATCCAATAATGGAGAGGTCCCATCCCACGAATCATCAGGTGCCACACTGGGGTTTAAATATTCGCCTCCACATTCGAACTGGGACGCTCCGAAAGAAAAATCTGTATCATCTATACTTGCCCAAATTACCCCTTCCGGAAGCTCAAGAGGTAATGTGGTTCCTGTTGTGCAACTACCTGCTAAACTAACTAATGGACCCTTAGGTCCCTCTGAAACATTTACACTTCAGACTGCTGATATTGAATCCTCAAAAGGCAAAGAGGTTCTTATAGGTTCTTTTACGTCAAACGAATCAGCTCCCAACGATGTGACAGTTGGGATAGAAAGCTTTTCTTTCCAACCTCAAACTAGTCAGCAGGTCGTCTTACAAGATGTTTCGGTAGAAAACACTTCTCACAACGAATCCTTGGTAATGGAAGTACATGATTCAGAAGGTAAATCAATGGCATTGCCTAGCACGCCTTTCGAGAGTCTTGTGACTGAAGTGATCAAGAGAATTCAAGCACCCACTCTGTCAGCTGAGATGCAGACTGAGAACAACAAACCAACTGTTACGATATCAGCTAAAGAATTCGAAGTTAGTTCAGAGGTTGAAGCTAACCTCCTAGCAGATGGAGCGTTGATGATTGAACCCCTAAAAGCAGTGCAGCCCCTTCATGAAAGTTCAGAGCATATTCCCAAAGCTCTGGATGACGAGTCTAGAACCGGCAAAATGACTGAGCTGTTACAG GTTTTGCAGGAAAACATGATGCAAACTCCAGATCCGTGGGGTGACGTGCACGACCCGGGTTTGATGCTGAAGTCGGAAGAACCTGGGGAATCAAGAAGAGAGATTGgggatgaagaagaagctggCAGCCAAAAGCAAATGTGA
- the LOC111783826 gene encoding uncharacterized protein LOC111783826 isoform X2 encodes MSQADQGISADNLADAPLKRKRGRPRKYPKLSYDENILISKNRGKKHLEAMPISPGSGVNGNQSQPAIQIQNISDGMLGQVVSGVIEAVFEAGYLLCVRVGNSGITLRGVVFKPGHYVPVSAENDVAPDIQMIRRNMVPFATGNQSPGNNPLSNNGEVPSHESSGATLGFKYSPPHSNWDAPKEKSVSSILAQITPSGSSRGNVVPVVQLPAKLTNGPLGPSETFTLQTADIESSKGKEVLIGSFTSNESAPNDVTVGIESFSFQPQTSQQVVLQDVSVENTSHNESLVMEVHDSEGKSMALPSTPFESLVTEVIKRIQAPTLSAEMQTENNKPTVTISAKEFEVSSEVEANLLADGALMIEPLKAVQPLHESSEHIPKALDDESRTGKMTELLQENMMQTPDPWGDVHDPGLMLKSEEPGESRREIGDEEEAGSQKQM; translated from the exons ATGAGTCAGGCTGACCAAGGAATCAGCGCTGATAATTTAGCTGATGCTCCGTTGAAGCGAAAACGCGGTCGTCCCAGAAAATATCCGAAGCTAAGTTATGATGAGAATATTCTTATTTCAAAGAATAGAGGTAAGAAACATTTGGAGGCTATGCCTATTTCTCCTGGTTCTGGAGTAAATGGAAACCAATCACAACCAgcaattcaaattcaaaatatatctGATGGAATGCTGGGACAAGTCGTGTCTGGTGTCATTGAGGCAGTATTTGAAGCTGGATATCTTCTGTGTGTTAGGGTTGGCAACTCTGGAATCACTTTGAGGGGTGTGGTCTTTAAACCCGGGCATTATGTCCCAGTTTCGGCAGAGAACGATGTGGCCCCGGATATTCAAATGATCAGACGAAATATGGTTCCTTTTGCTACAGGAAATCAGAGTCCTGGAAATAACCCTCTATCCAATAATGGAGAGGTCCCATCCCACGAATCATCAGGTGCCACACTGGGGTTTAAATATTCGCCTCCACATTCGAACTGGGACGCTCCGAAAGAAAAATCTGTATCATCTATACTTGCCCAAATTACCCCTTCCGGAAGCTCAAGAGGTAATGTGGTTCCTGTTGTGCAACTACCTGCTAAACTAACTAATGGACCCTTAGGTCCCTCTGAAACATTTACACTTCAGACTGCTGATATTGAATCCTCAAAAGGCAAAGAGGTTCTTATAGGTTCTTTTACGTCAAACGAATCAGCTCCCAACGATGTGACAGTTGGGATAGAAAGCTTTTCTTTCCAACCTCAAACTAGTCAGCAGGTCGTCTTACAAGATGTTTCGGTAGAAAACACTTCTCACAACGAATCCTTGGTAATGGAAGTACATGATTCAGAAGGTAAATCAATGGCATTGCCTAGCACGCCTTTCGAGAGTCTTGTGACTGAAGTGATCAAGAGAATTCAAGCACCCACTCTGTCAGCTGAGATGCAGACTGAGAACAACAAACCAACTGTTACGATATCAGCTAAAGAATTCGAAGTTAGTTCAGAGGTTGAAGCTAACCTCCTAGCAGATGGAGCGTTGATGATTGAACCCCTAAAAGCAGTGCAGCCCCTTCATGAAAGTTCAGAGCATATTCCCAAAGCTCTGGATGACGAGTCTAGAACCGGCAAAATGACTGAGCTGTTACAG GAAAACATGATGCAAACTCCAGATCCGTGGGGTGACGTGCACGACCCGGGTTTGATGCTGAAGTCGGAAGAACCTGGGGAATCAAGAAGAGAGATTGgggatgaagaagaagctggCAGCCAAAAGCAAATGTGA
- the LOC111783839 gene encoding uncharacterized protein LOC111783839 → MVIVTKSICASIGVVLKKARMTKKSKRNVNVDDDVVRLPAGSFSKLLAGYDYEAKANDPILLHPATEAKTCAESFKEGCPINQISDLVQDQNGFAHGSLPTVTGKLSDVRPLLRDNVENNQRDAQQKRENKLQKGYHIPIHNDPIFPPTSLQLEVVTGTAINCRQDPDNQLKKEQDDRGQEFDMRQGLNVDRVQSSLLSEKPCTERPISLNITTYAFSVGVSTSSLLSVDRSMDSCHSSMQSTIDMAPSHGSESIKVARNSSSIQEPNSSLHTLQITCQQPLQLQWLTFQTTRQYYMCLLHNQRWCSVLLYLVHLCLPPSLSHMTTQYLGLVATLLNFPNLYLLFGQVSLDRFEVLWFFLRTWLKVRQSSHRYHLALC, encoded by the exons ATGGTGATAGTTACGAAATCAATCTGTGCATCAATAGGCGTTGTTCTGAAGAAAGCAAGGATGacaaaaaagagtaaaaggaATGTGAATGTGGACGATGACGTT GTTCGACTTCCGGCTGGTAGTTTTTCCAAACTCTTGGCTGGTTATGATTACGAAGCCAAGGCCAACGATCCTATTTTGTTGCATCCAGCGACAGAGGCTAAGACATGTGCGGAGTCATTCAAGGAGGGGTGTCCGATTAATCAAATAAG TGACCTGGTCCAAGATCAAAATGGGTTTGCTCATGGTTCACTGCCTACTGTAACTGGGAAGCTTAGTGATGTTAGACCACTTTTGCGAGATAACGTTGAGAACAACCAGAGAGATGCACAgcagaaaagagagaataaattGCAAAAAG GTTATCATATTCCTATTCATAATGACCCTATCTTCCCACCAACCTCCTTGCAGCTTGAAGTTGTCACTGGCACTGCAATCAATTGCAG ACAGGACCCAGACAACCAATTGAAAAAGGAGCAGGACGATCGTGGTCAGGAATTTGATATGCGTCAAGGACTCAAT GTTGATCGAGTTCAATCCTCTTTATTGAGTG agaaacCATGCACTGAAAGACCCATTTCACTCAACATAACGACGTATGCATTTTCAGTTGGTGTCTCAACTTCTTCACTTTTGTCTGTGGATAGAAGCATGGACTCCTGTCATAGTTCAATGCAGTCAACGATCGACATGGCCCCTTCTCATGGTTCAGAATCCATAAAAGTGGCAAG GAATTCAAGCTCAATCCAAGAGCCAAACTCTTCTCTCCATACGTTGCAAATAACATGTCAGCAACCCCTGCAGCTCCAGTGGCTTACATTTCAAACAACACGCCAGTACTACATGTGCCTGTTGCACAACCAGAGGTGGTGTTCAGTCCTTTTGTACCTCGTTCACCTGTGCCTGCCGCCAAGTTTGTCCCATATGACAACTCAATATCTGGGTTTGGTGGCAACGTTGCTCAATTTTCCCAACCTGTACCTATTGTTTGGGCAGGTTTCTCTTGATCGGTTTGAAGTTCTTTGGTTTTTTCTGAG GACTTGGCTCAAGGTACGACAATCATCTCACCGATACCACCTTGCCCTTTGTTGA